A section of the Drosophila sechellia strain sech25 chromosome 3L, ASM438219v1, whole genome shotgun sequence genome encodes:
- the LOC6620693 gene encoding uncharacterized protein LOC6620693 isoform X9: MNILNSRLKAFMPGTNMVFAVKWYIAFFFAASIFVMSCSGHGRLVEPPSRASAWRFGFQTPPDYNDHELYCGGLSRQWQRNGGKCGECGDAWDVPEPRPHEYGGHWGKGLIVRSYLPGSQMTIRVELTASHMGYFEFRICPNPNAKQSCLDKNVLSILNGSPSQPNKSDLDNRFYPRNGSCIYEILAQLPDFTCEHCVLQWRYVAGNNWGMCSNGIGAIGCGPQEEFRSCSDIALTTEYLHPYLGPISAPPTQSNGMPANTTHNSVNTQSDKLKYIFIILLLLILILVCLVVIRLKFHNHNSFCIQQFVNNLKKYLFWNSFQHNNFICDVFTPGNDKLGSRPSPLPRNKRLNNEVKNLVIETSTV; the protein is encoded by the exons atgaatattttgaaTTCCCGACTTAAAGCATTTATGCCGGGAACGAACATGGTATTTGCAGTGAAATGGTACATTGCCTTCTTTTTTGCTGCTTCAATTTTTGTAATGTCGTGTAGTGGCCATGGCAGACTGGTCGAACCACCCAGTAGAGCATCAGCTTGGCGTTTTGGATTTCAAACACCACCAGACTATAATGACCATGAACTATACTGCGGAGGGCTTAGCCGGCAATGGCAAAGAAACGGCGGTAAATGTGGAGAATGTGGAGACGCGTGGGATGTTCCAGAACCACGACCCCACGAATATGGTGGCCACTGGGGAAAAGGCTTAATTGTGCGAAGCTATTTGCCTGGATCTCAAATGACGATTCGTGTAGAATTGACAGCTAGTCATATGGG ATATTTTGAGTTTCGAATATGCCCAAATCCAAATGCTAAGCAGTCATGCTTGgataaaaatgtattgtcAATTCTTAATGGATCTCCTTCTCAGCCAAATAAATCAGATCTAGATAACCGATTTTATCCTCGGAACGGAAGTTGCATATATGAAATTTTGGCACAGTTACCAG ATTTTACATGTGAACACTGTGTTCTGCAATGGCGTTATGTTGCAGGCAATAATTGGGGTATGTGTAGCAATGGTATAGGAGCTATTGGATGTGGTCCACAAGAAGAATTTCGTTCGTGCTCTGATATTGCCTTAACTACAGAATATTTGCACCCATATCTAGGTCCTATTAGCGCACCACCTACACAATCTAATGGAATGCCTGCGAACACGACACATAATTCTGTTAATACACAAAGTGACAAATTAAAGTATATTTTCATCATTTTACTGCTGTTAATACTAATATTAGTTTGCCTTGTTGTTATACGTTTGAAGTTCCACAATCACAACAGCTTTTGTATTCAACAATTTGTTAATaatcttaaaaaatatttattttggaatTCATTTCAACACAATAATTTTATATGTGATGTATTTACCCCTGGCAATGATAAATTAGGTAGCCGACCCAGTCCACTTCCACGAAATAAgagattaaataatgaagtaaAAAATTTAGTAATAGAAACAAGCACAGTATAA
- the LOC6620693 gene encoding uncharacterized protein LOC6620693 isoform X10, which yields MPGTNMVFAVKWYIAFFFAASIFVMSCSGHGRLVEPPSRASAWRFGFQTPPDYNDHELYCGGLSRQWQRNGGKCGECGDAWDVPEPRPHEYGGHWGKGLIVRSYLPGSQMTIRVELTASHMGYFEFRICPNPNAKQSCLDKNVLSILNGSPSQPNKSDLDNRFYPRNGSCIYEILAQLPDFTCEHCVLQWRYVAGNNWGMCSNGIGAIGCGPQEEFRSCSDIALTTEYLHPYLGPISAPPTQSNGMPANTTHNSVNTQSDKLKYIFIILLLLILILVCLVVIRLKFHNHNSFCIQQFVNNLKKYLFWNSFQHNNFICDVFTPGNDKLGSRPSPLPRNKRLNNEVKNLVIETSTV from the exons ATGCCGGGAACGAACATGGTATTTGCAGTGAAATGGTACATTGCCTTCTTTTTTGCTGCTTCAATTTTTGTAATGTCGTGTAGTGGCCATGGCAGACTGGTCGAACCACCCAGTAGAGCATCAGCTTGGCGTTTTGGATTTCAAACACCACCAGACTATAATGACCATGAACTATACTGCGGAGGGCTTAGCCGGCAATGGCAAAGAAACGGCGGTAAATGTGGAGAATGTGGAGACGCGTGGGATGTTCCAGAACCACGACCCCACGAATATGGTGGCCACTGGGGAAAAGGCTTAATTGTGCGAAGCTATTTGCCTGGATCTCAAATGACGATTCGTGTAGAATTGACAGCTAGTCATATGGG ATATTTTGAGTTTCGAATATGCCCAAATCCAAATGCTAAGCAGTCATGCTTGgataaaaatgtattgtcAATTCTTAATGGATCTCCTTCTCAGCCAAATAAATCAGATCTAGATAACCGATTTTATCCTCGGAACGGAAGTTGCATATATGAAATTTTGGCACAGTTACCAG ATTTTACATGTGAACACTGTGTTCTGCAATGGCGTTATGTTGCAGGCAATAATTGGGGTATGTGTAGCAATGGTATAGGAGCTATTGGATGTGGTCCACAAGAAGAATTTCGTTCGTGCTCTGATATTGCCTTAACTACAGAATATTTGCACCCATATCTAGGTCCTATTAGCGCACCACCTACACAATCTAATGGAATGCCTGCGAACACGACACATAATTCTGTTAATACACAAAGTGACAAATTAAAGTATATTTTCATCATTTTACTGCTGTTAATACTAATATTAGTTTGCCTTGTTGTTATACGTTTGAAGTTCCACAATCACAACAGCTTTTGTATTCAACAATTTGTTAATaatcttaaaaaatatttattttggaatTCATTTCAACACAATAATTTTATATGTGATGTATTTACCCCTGGCAATGATAAATTAGGTAGCCGACCCAGTCCACTTCCACGAAATAAgagattaaataatgaagtaaAAAATTTAGTAATAGAAACAAGCACAGTATAA